The uncultured Desulfobulbus sp. genome window below encodes:
- a CDS encoding dihydrofolate reductase, which produces MDLILLYSWRTGVELIIIAAVAQNRVIGRHNTIPWQIPEEMEHFKMTTMGHWLIMGRLTYESIGGPLPGRRSIVVSQSSDFTLHKDCVKVASLSDALELCAQEDRVFVIGGARLYEAALPLADTMIISWINKDYEGDAYFPDFSQFPFVECERRTLAAAVPITVSTYTQKR; this is translated from the coding sequence ATGGATCTTATACTGCTCTACTCCTGGAGGACCGGTGTGGAACTGATCATTATTGCCGCAGTTGCCCAGAACCGGGTTATCGGCCGACATAATACCATTCCTTGGCAAATACCGGAAGAGATGGAACATTTTAAAATGACTACCATGGGGCATTGGTTGATCATGGGGCGCTTGACCTATGAATCCATAGGCGGGCCTCTGCCCGGGCGCAGAAGTATCGTGGTCAGCCAATCCTCTGATTTTACGCTGCATAAAGACTGCGTAAAGGTGGCTTCACTTTCGGATGCGCTTGAGCTCTGTGCTCAAGAGGATCGCGTTTTTGTCATTGGTGGTGCTCGCCTCTATGAAGCGGCCCTGCCTCTTGCCGACACCATGATCATCAGCTGGATCAATAAAGACTATGAGGGCGATGCCTATTTCCCTGATTTCAGTCAGTTCCCTTTTGTTGAATGCGAGAGGCGAACGCTGGCCGCAGCGGTTCCCATAACCGTGAGTACCTATACCCAAAAACGATAA
- a CDS encoding DegQ family serine endoprotease, producing MNKNAKVNKFKLMASCLLCLTLLAGMYAPVHAQNESDIAILDRSAKAFASVVKKAGPAVVHVAVEKEKAASGRSQDPLDLFNDPFFERFFGPQLRQHRKNPQQKQRSYKQKAAGSGFIIGSDGYILTNNHVVADADKITVRLADKREFKATVVGTDPQSDVALIKINAKDLPVIPLGNSDALEVGEWVIAIGNPFELNQTVTVGVVSAKGRNRMGITDYENFIQTDAAINPGNSGGPLLNIHGEVIGMNTAIFSRSGGYMGIGFAIPINMAKNIEQQLRKNGKVARGWLGVMIQDVNEDLANSFGGKVGGALISEVSDDSPAKKGGLKNGDIITGINGENVSDVGDLRNKIAMTPPNTTLTLQVLRNGTTKELHVTIGEQPSDMSSFSQEGGKDAQMGSFGLSLQDLTDALADQFGYKKDQGVLIVDVEDNSPAAELGLRSGMLVEEVNRVRVHSLKDLRQAINDSQNKQQVLLRVRSGKHSQYVVLQSE from the coding sequence ATGAACAAAAATGCGAAAGTAAACAAATTCAAACTTATGGCTTCCTGCCTGCTGTGCCTGACACTGCTCGCAGGGATGTATGCGCCAGTGCATGCACAAAACGAAAGTGATATTGCAATTCTCGACCGATCGGCGAAGGCCTTTGCCTCGGTGGTCAAAAAAGCGGGCCCGGCGGTGGTGCATGTAGCGGTGGAAAAAGAAAAAGCTGCTAGCGGTCGCTCTCAGGATCCTCTTGATTTGTTCAATGATCCGTTTTTTGAGCGTTTTTTTGGCCCCCAATTGCGCCAGCATCGCAAGAATCCTCAACAAAAACAACGTAGCTACAAGCAAAAAGCGGCTGGCTCCGGGTTTATTATTGGAAGTGACGGCTATATCCTGACCAACAACCATGTGGTTGCCGACGCCGACAAGATTACGGTGCGTCTGGCTGACAAGCGGGAATTTAAAGCAACCGTGGTGGGGACCGATCCCCAGTCTGATGTGGCTTTGATTAAAATTAACGCCAAGGATTTGCCGGTTATCCCTCTGGGTAACTCTGATGCTCTGGAGGTTGGTGAATGGGTAATTGCCATTGGTAATCCCTTCGAGCTGAACCAGACCGTCACCGTTGGCGTGGTCAGTGCCAAGGGACGTAACCGCATGGGGATAACAGATTACGAAAACTTCATTCAGACCGATGCGGCCATTAACCCCGGGAACTCGGGTGGTCCGTTGTTGAATATCCACGGCGAGGTCATCGGTATGAACACCGCTATCTTCTCCCGCAGCGGTGGCTATATGGGAATTGGCTTTGCCATCCCGATCAATATGGCCAAAAATATCGAGCAGCAGCTGCGTAAAAACGGCAAGGTTGCCCGTGGCTGGTTAGGAGTAATGATTCAGGATGTGAATGAAGATCTGGCCAACTCCTTTGGCGGCAAAGTTGGCGGGGCTCTGATCTCCGAGGTAAGCGATGATTCCCCAGCCAAGAAGGGGGGCTTGAAAAACGGCGATATCATCACCGGGATCAACGGAGAAAATGTGTCTGACGTTGGTGATCTGCGCAACAAAATTGCCATGACTCCGCCCAATACCACACTCACTCTTCAGGTCCTGCGCAATGGTACAACCAAAGAACTGCACGTGACCATTGGAGAGCAGCCTAGTGATATGTCATCGTTCTCTCAGGAAGGGGGCAAGGATGCCCAGATGGGGAGCTTTGGTCTGAGTCTGCAGGATCTGACTGATGCGCTGGCTGATCAGTTTGGCTATAAGAAGGATCAGGGCGTACTGATTGTCGATGTTGAAGACAACAGCCCCGCCGCTGAGCTTGGACTGCGGTCCGGTATGCTGGTTGAAGAGGTAAATCGAGTTCGGGTGCATTCGCTGAAAGACCTGCGCCAAGCGATTAATGACAGCCAAAATAAGCAACAGGTTTTGTTGCGTGTGCGCTCTGGAAAGCACAGCCAGTACGTCGTGTTGCAGAGTGAATGA
- a CDS encoding amidotransferase, with amino-acid sequence MRIHALQHVFFEGLGALNDWITKQAHTLSLTRLYAGELLPDLESFDLLLIMGGPMNIYDDDLYPWLAQERAFISQAIAAGKSALGICLGAQLLADALGARVYPGPKKEIGWFPIEISPAGQQGLFQGLPASALVFHWHGDTFDLPPGALHLAQSYGCINQAFLFEGRVLGLQFHLESTEETVREIITHCGDELIQGEYIQTEEQMTQVAPARFAEMHRLLEIMLSRFVA; translated from the coding sequence ATGCGCATTCATGCCTTGCAACATGTATTCTTTGAGGGGCTTGGGGCTCTCAATGACTGGATTACAAAGCAGGCCCATACCCTGAGTCTGACCCGTCTGTATGCAGGAGAGCTCCTGCCAGATCTGGAGAGCTTTGATCTGTTGTTGATCATGGGCGGGCCCATGAATATCTATGACGACGATCTCTATCCCTGGCTTGCCCAAGAGCGGGCCTTTATCAGCCAGGCAATTGCCGCTGGCAAGTCTGCTCTGGGGATCTGTCTGGGAGCCCAGCTTCTAGCCGATGCTCTGGGAGCCCGGGTATACCCAGGGCCGAAAAAGGAGATCGGCTGGTTCCCCATCGAAATTTCGCCTGCTGGACAGCAGGGACTTTTTCAGGGACTGCCTGCCTCTGCCCTGGTTTTCCACTGGCACGGGGACACCTTTGATCTACCGCCGGGAGCTCTCCACCTTGCGCAGAGCTATGGCTGTATCAATCAGGCCTTTCTTTTTGAGGGGCGTGTACTTGGGCTGCAGTTTCATTTGGAATCAACAGAAGAAACTGTTCGGGAAATTATCACGCACTGCGGTGATGAACTGATCCAGGGGGAATATATTCAGACAGAGGAGCAGATGACACAGGTTGCTCCAGCCCGGTTTGCAGAGATGCATCGGTTGCTGGAAATAATGCTGAGTCGATTTGTAGCGTAG
- a CDS encoding osmoprotectant NAGGN system M42 family peptidase, translating into MRIPIDRNYILELLETFLAIPSPSGMTDEMVRAVCGELDRLEIPYELTRRGAIRAHLAGEQGDPRRAIVTHLDTLGAMVNGLKKNGRLSVVPIGTWSARFAEGARVLVHSDNGQVTRGTILPLKASGHRYNEEIDTQPASWNNLEIRIDENLPSLDALWEYGLRIGDFVSVDSNFEATPSGFINARHLDDKAGVAAVLAAAKSIKEHNLPIPLTTYLLFTISEEVGVGASHILHGDVAEMISIDNGTLAPDQNTSEMGVTLAMKDSSGPFDIHLTRHLINLSMQQEIEFSRDIFLHYRSDAAAALEAGNDIRTALICFGLDASHGYERAHLNSLSAVATLVAAYLSSQPLFAEDVNVIGPETEYPMIASSSESKPKG; encoded by the coding sequence ATGAGAATTCCCATAGATCGAAACTATATTTTAGAGCTCCTGGAGACTTTTCTCGCCATTCCCAGCCCTTCGGGCATGACCGATGAAATGGTCCGCGCTGTCTGTGGCGAGCTGGACAGGTTGGAAATTCCCTACGAACTGACCCGCCGCGGGGCGATTCGCGCCCATCTTGCGGGGGAACAGGGGGATCCGCGTCGGGCCATTGTCACCCACCTTGATACCTTGGGTGCCATGGTCAATGGATTGAAAAAAAATGGGCGTTTAAGCGTAGTGCCCATCGGTACCTGGTCGGCTCGCTTTGCCGAGGGAGCTCGGGTCCTGGTGCACAGTGATAATGGACAGGTCACCCGTGGAACGATCCTGCCGCTGAAAGCTTCTGGCCATCGCTACAATGAAGAGATTGATACGCAGCCCGCGTCCTGGAACAATCTTGAAATTCGCATCGATGAAAATCTTCCTTCTCTGGACGCGCTCTGGGAATATGGTTTGCGCATTGGAGATTTTGTCTCTGTTGATTCCAACTTCGAGGCAACTCCGAGCGGATTTATCAATGCCCGCCATCTGGACGACAAGGCAGGTGTGGCGGCGGTGCTGGCGGCGGCGAAATCAATCAAGGAACACAACCTTCCCATCCCTCTTACCACCTATCTGCTCTTTACCATCTCCGAGGAGGTCGGCGTAGGTGCCTCGCATATTCTCCACGGTGACGTTGCAGAGATGATCTCCATTGATAACGGCACCCTGGCCCCTGACCAAAATACCAGCGAGATGGGGGTCACCCTGGCGATGAAAGATTCCAGCGGTCCCTTTGATATCCATCTGACCAGGCACCTGATCAATCTTTCCATGCAGCAGGAGATCGAGTTCAGCCGCGATATTTTCCTTCATTACCGCAGCGATGCTGCTGCTGCCCTGGAGGCGGGCAATGATATCCGTACCGCCCTGATATGCTTTGGCTTGGACGCCTCCCATGGCTATGAGCGGGCCCATCTCAACTCACTGAGTGCGGTGGCAACGCTTGTTGCTGCCTACCTCAGCTCACAGCCGCTCTTTGCCGAGGATGTCAACGTCATCGGCCCGGAGACCGAATACCCAATGATCGCCTCGTCAAGCGAGAGTAAGCCCAAAGGGTAA
- a CDS encoding ketopantoate reductase family protein, with amino-acid sequence MTAKVRFFANNGNKYTDRRGNYMRVLVYGAGALGQAIGCMLAADGHQVTLVLRPRFIDVLKAQGLTVTGIFGTYQISGEQLELIPELSQTSGSDLDMILLTTKTYGTDTALDDIVALSQCSCPVVSLQNGCGNLEKLTARLGEERSLAGRVITGFEIEQSAQVKITVSADAVHIGGSVRGAIPPAAQQLAEALDHAGLPTIAVEDVYQSLYAKLLYNCALNPLGAILGVHYGALGESKDTKQIMNKVIDETFAVIHALGGATPWPDAATYRTLFYDNLVPATYNHRASMLQDLENNKPTEVEAMVGYVSNQGRLHGVETPACELLADLLRFKEQRQRAAR; translated from the coding sequence ATGACTGCGAAGGTACGTTTTTTTGCCAACAACGGCAATAAATACACCGATCGCAGGGGGAATTACATGCGAGTATTAGTCTATGGGGCGGGTGCCCTTGGTCAGGCCATTGGTTGTATGTTAGCTGCAGATGGACACCAGGTCACCCTTGTCTTACGCCCCCGTTTTATCGATGTCTTGAAAGCTCAGGGACTCACCGTCACCGGTATTTTCGGTACCTACCAGATCAGTGGCGAACAGCTTGAGCTGATACCAGAACTCAGCCAGACCAGTGGCAGCGATCTCGACATGATCCTGCTCACCACCAAAACCTACGGAACAGATACGGCCTTAGATGATATTGTCGCCCTATCCCAATGCAGCTGTCCCGTTGTATCGCTCCAGAACGGTTGTGGGAATCTGGAAAAACTCACCGCCCGCCTGGGAGAAGAGCGCAGCCTGGCTGGTCGGGTCATCACCGGATTTGAAATCGAACAATCAGCCCAGGTAAAGATTACCGTCAGTGCCGATGCAGTTCATATCGGCGGCTCTGTCCGTGGAGCCATTCCCCCGGCAGCCCAGCAGTTGGCCGAGGCCCTGGATCATGCCGGCTTACCCACGATCGCGGTGGAAGACGTCTACCAGTCCCTCTATGCCAAGTTGCTCTACAACTGTGCCCTTAACCCCCTTGGCGCCATTCTTGGCGTCCACTATGGAGCCTTGGGCGAAAGCAAAGACACCAAACAGATCATGAACAAGGTCATCGACGAGACCTTTGCCGTTATCCACGCACTGGGCGGCGCCACCCCTTGGCCGGATGCAGCGACCTACCGCACCCTGTTTTACGATAACCTGGTCCCCGCCACCTACAATCACCGCGCCTCCATGCTCCAGGACCTGGAAAATAATAAACCCACAGAAGTGGAAGCCATGGTGGGCTACGTGTCCAACCAGGGACGTCTGCACGGGGTAGAAACCCCTGCCTGCGAACTTTTGGCCGACTTACTCCGCTTCAAGGAGCAGCGGCAACGGGCCGCCCGCTAA
- a CDS encoding PAS domain S-box protein — protein sequence MACFILAVGTLFSWQLALLDREQDLLKQNAEAVNELAPMRARLEGAVLNLFNATTGISGVITHAGTISQKLFQALGEQAIDNNPAIHNIGIAPNDVITQIYPQKGNEQAIGFQYDESPTQYKDVRLARLAQGPIFSGPHHLVQGGRGLIARVPVFRRSTPASPLSYWGVVSVVTDVDQLLATAEVHDTESFVIGLKKESLTEGDANTVILLGTPELFEPKAPVCMPVDVPGTQWQLCAMPHNGWPVLAATHSLRLYIGLVFSLALALLVGWLAERPKRVQRHNLALRNEINERVLTEESLRFSEQKYSSIFQLIPDMAGITRLEDGCFIEINAGFTAVSGWNAQEVIGHSSIDLGLWTLEEREAAIALLRQHGVLENFPFKLRLKSGTYHHALMYLIPIQVNNRECLYFMARDVHAHKCTQLALEQERSNLRKLLQTVPALIWMKDAEGRYLSCNSRFERFVGQKESTIVGQDDYQLFNQEVAQAFRSYDQRALGNNAPSINEEWVTYADDGHRELLETIKTPVHDERGNLIGVLGIAWDITEKKRNEEELLKERIRFMNLVDSVDGIVWETDADSLSFTYVSREAQRLLGYPIQQWSEENFWLQHLHPEDQHWAHQATRDATAQGKDHELIYRFQAADGRTVWIQDRITVAMEEGRPRWRRGIMVDTTQEKESEHQRRTLENQLRQAQKIEAVGRLAGGVAHDFNNQLSVILGYADLMHQSHVSEEKQHTYVNQIIRAASHSRDITRQLLAFSRQEEISPQVLDLNLLVKGIKKGLGRLIREDINVEVRTSPDLWPVYMDSTQVDQILMNLIVNARDAIEGHGQITVTTENVTLEASYTCRYPDFSPGEYVQISIHDTGMGMQPETLLHIFEPFYTTKESGKGTGLGLATVYGIVTQNKGQVMVDSKLGVGTTFRVFLPRTHAPITEAIECPSEWILPQGTGTILLVEDEETVRQMAQDILTASGYTVLVASTPSKALAICRQPEIMIDLLLSDVIMPEMNGRELCRKIRKLRPNLKAIFMSGYAGDVLKEENECEVPLIKKPFTLHSLLKIIEDQLPKR from the coding sequence ATGGCCTGCTTCATTCTGGCTGTCGGCACTCTATTCAGCTGGCAGCTGGCGTTGTTGGACAGGGAGCAGGACCTGCTCAAGCAAAACGCCGAGGCGGTGAATGAGCTCGCCCCCATGCGGGCTCGATTGGAAGGAGCGGTGCTCAACCTCTTCAACGCCACCACAGGGATCAGTGGGGTTATCACCCATGCAGGGACCATCAGCCAGAAACTCTTCCAGGCTCTGGGCGAACAGGCGATTGACAACAATCCCGCCATTCACAATATCGGCATCGCGCCCAACGACGTCATCACCCAGATCTATCCCCAGAAAGGCAATGAACAGGCCATTGGCTTCCAATACGATGAGAGCCCCACACAGTACAAAGATGTTCGCCTGGCCCGCTTAGCCCAAGGACCTATTTTTTCCGGCCCGCATCACCTGGTCCAGGGCGGACGGGGCCTCATTGCGCGAGTTCCGGTTTTCAGACGCAGTACCCCTGCCTCTCCTTTAAGCTATTGGGGAGTTGTTTCCGTGGTCACAGACGTCGACCAACTGCTCGCGACAGCCGAAGTGCACGATACCGAATCCTTTGTTATCGGCCTGAAAAAGGAAAGCCTTACAGAGGGTGATGCCAATACAGTCATTCTCCTGGGTACACCTGAACTTTTCGAACCAAAAGCCCCCGTCTGCATGCCGGTGGATGTTCCCGGTACCCAATGGCAACTCTGCGCCATGCCCCACAATGGCTGGCCGGTCCTTGCCGCAACGCACTCCCTACGCCTCTATATTGGCCTCGTCTTCAGCCTGGCACTTGCTCTCTTGGTCGGCTGGCTGGCTGAACGTCCCAAACGGGTACAACGCCATAATCTCGCTTTGAGAAATGAAATCAACGAGCGAGTCCTGACCGAAGAAAGTCTTCGCTTTTCTGAGCAAAAATATTCTTCCATCTTTCAACTGATTCCGGACATGGCAGGCATCACCCGACTCGAAGATGGCTGTTTTATCGAGATTAATGCGGGATTCACCGCGGTCTCAGGCTGGAACGCTCAGGAAGTCATTGGCCATAGCTCCATTGACCTAGGCCTCTGGACACTTGAAGAACGTGAGGCAGCCATTGCTCTCTTACGTCAACATGGAGTTTTGGAAAATTTTCCTTTTAAGCTACGCCTGAAATCAGGTACCTACCATCATGCCCTAATGTACCTCATTCCAATTCAGGTCAACAACCGGGAATGCCTCTATTTCATGGCCAGGGATGTGCATGCCCACAAATGTACCCAGTTAGCCCTTGAACAGGAACGATCAAATCTGCGTAAACTCCTGCAGACCGTCCCCGCACTCATCTGGATGAAAGATGCCGAAGGGAGATACCTGAGTTGTAACAGCCGTTTCGAACGTTTTGTCGGTCAGAAGGAAAGCACGATCGTCGGTCAGGACGACTACCAGCTTTTTAACCAGGAAGTGGCCCAGGCATTTCGCAGCTATGATCAGCGAGCGCTGGGCAACAATGCGCCAAGCATTAACGAAGAATGGGTAACCTATGCCGATGATGGTCACCGTGAACTACTGGAGACAATCAAAACACCCGTACACGATGAACGTGGAAACTTGATCGGTGTACTGGGTATCGCCTGGGATATCACAGAAAAAAAACGTAATGAAGAGGAGCTCCTCAAAGAACGGATTCGTTTCATGAACCTGGTCGACTCGGTGGATGGCATTGTCTGGGAGACCGATGCGGACAGTCTCAGTTTTACCTACGTCAGTCGTGAGGCCCAGCGTCTTTTGGGGTACCCGATCCAACAATGGTCAGAAGAAAACTTCTGGCTGCAGCATCTCCATCCAGAAGATCAACACTGGGCCCACCAGGCAACGCGTGACGCTACAGCGCAGGGGAAAGACCATGAATTGATCTATCGTTTTCAGGCTGCAGATGGCCGTACGGTCTGGATTCAGGACCGGATCACTGTGGCGATGGAAGAGGGCCGCCCACGCTGGCGTCGTGGCATTATGGTGGATACCACCCAAGAAAAAGAGTCCGAGCATCAACGCCGCACCCTAGAAAACCAGTTACGCCAGGCCCAGAAAATTGAGGCTGTCGGACGGTTGGCCGGTGGCGTCGCCCACGATTTCAACAATCAGCTCTCTGTGATTCTGGGCTATGCCGACCTGATGCATCAAAGCCATGTCAGCGAAGAAAAACAGCATACCTATGTGAATCAGATTATCCGCGCTGCCAGCCACTCACGGGATATTACTCGGCAATTGCTGGCTTTCTCCCGCCAGGAGGAAATCTCTCCCCAGGTTCTTGATCTTAATCTCCTGGTAAAGGGAATCAAAAAGGGGCTGGGACGACTTATACGTGAAGATATCAACGTAGAAGTACGCACCTCTCCAGATCTCTGGCCGGTGTATATGGATTCAACTCAAGTTGACCAAATTCTGATGAACCTGATCGTCAATGCCCGGGATGCCATTGAGGGACATGGGCAGATCACCGTGACCACAGAGAACGTCACCCTGGAAGCGAGTTACACCTGTCGCTATCCCGATTTTAGCCCCGGAGAGTATGTCCAGATCAGTATCCACGATACCGGAATGGGGATGCAGCCGGAGACCCTGCTCCATATCTTTGAGCCGTTTTATACAACCAAGGAGAGCGGTAAAGGAACTGGCCTGGGGCTGGCAACAGTGTACGGAATTGTGACCCAGAACAAAGGGCAGGTCATGGTAGACAGTAAGCTTGGTGTCGGCACAACCTTTCGGGTTTTTCTTCCGCGCACCCATGCCCCCATAACTGAAGCTATCGAGTGTCCAAGCGAGTGGATACTCCCTCAAGGTACAGGTACAATTTTGCTGGTCGAAGACGAGGAGACCGTCCGCCAGATGGCACAGGATATACTGACGGCCAGTGGCTATACAGTCCTGGTGGCCTCAACCCCCAGCAAGGCGTTAGCCATCTGCCGCCAGCCTGAAATTATGATCGACCTTCTTTTAAGTGACGTGATCATGCCAGAGATGAACGGTCGAGAGCTCTGCAGAAAAATTCGTAAGCTTCGGCCCAATCTCAAAGCTATTTTCATGTCCGGCTATGCCGGGGACGTTCTCAAGGAAGAAAATGAATGTGAAGTACCGCTCATAAAAAAGCCTTTTACCCTGCACTCACTGCTCAAGATTATTGAGGATCAGCTGCCCAAGAGATAG